The nucleotide window CCCGTACCATACAACTGGTACAAACACAGCAATTGCGATGAGCGCTGTAATAATTCGCTCCTTCATAAACGATACCTCGCTTTCTTATACCCCTCCGAACCTGCGTCCTCTTTTTTGGAAGTTCAAAATTGCTTCAAGCAAATGCTCCTCCGTAAAATCAGGCCAGAATACATCCGTAAACCAAAGCTCTGTATACGCGATTTGCCAAAGCATAAAATTGCTGATGCGAATCTCACCACTTGTTCGGATAAGTAAATCTGGATCTGGCAAATTCTTTGTCATTAAGTAAGAGGAAACCAATTCTTCGGTAATCTCTTGTGGATGTAAGTTTTCCTCCTTACTAGCTGTAACCAAATTTCGGATGGCATAAACCATTTCATCACGACTACCATAGTTTAACGCAAAATTTAAAATTAAACCGGTATTATCCTTTGTATCATCCATCGCTTTTTTAATGGCAGCACGGGTATGTGTAGGGAGACCTTGTTCATGGCCAATTAATCGCACCTGCACATTTTCTTCTACAAGTTCCGGTAAAAAGGTACCTAAAAACTCCTGAGGTAACTTCATGAGGAAATCTACTTCTTGTTTAGGACGTTTCCAATTTTCTGTAGAAAACGCATACAGTGTAAGCACCTTTACACCCATTTCATTAGCGAATTTTGTTATTTTACGAACAACCTTCATTCCTTCATGATGCCCCGCAATACGCGGCATTGCTTTACGCTTTGCCCAGCGACCATTACCATCCATAATAATAGCGATATGCTCAGGAACATACCCTTTCTTAGCTTCCTTCACCATCTCTTCAAACGATTGATTT belongs to Ectobacillus sp. JY-23 and includes:
- a CDS encoding isoprenyl transferase encodes the protein MLKKFFFRERNQSFEEMVKEAKKGYVPEHIAIIMDGNGRWAKRKAMPRIAGHHEGMKVVRKITKFANEMGVKVLTLYAFSTENWKRPKQEVDFLMKLPQEFLGTFLPELVEENVQVRLIGHEQGLPTHTRAAIKKAMDDTKDNTGLILNFALNYGSRDEMVYAIRNLVTASKEENLHPQEITEELVSSYLMTKNLPDPDLLIRTSGEIRISNFMLWQIAYTELWFTDVFWPDFTEEHLLEAILNFQKRGRRFGGV